Below is a window of Stygiolobus azoricus DNA.
AATATCTTTTGACGAACTTTTAACAGAAGAGGTAATAAAGCTTCTAGAGGCTAACGCTTATAAGAGTGACGTCAAGCTAATACTTATAAAACCTAGAGAAATCCCTCCGGTAATTAACTTCAAAATCACCGAATCAATGTTTGGTAGTGGCATTATAACAAATAGATCCATTATGTTAGTTGTAAAATCCTCTGAAAATATCCTTTATGGCTTGTACTCAACTCATGTATATTTCATAGAGATCGGTAAGGTGTACTTCAATTATTTGTGGGAAAGGTCAGGAAAACAAGGGAATAATGCTTAAAAATTATCTCAGAAAAACCATACTAATTGACCATTATGAGAATAATAACTGTAAAACTACCCGAACAATTCTTAGAAGCAATAGATGAATTAGTCAATACTGGAAGATATACTTCTAGAAGTGAAGTAATAAGAGCAGCTTTAAATGACTTTATAAGAAAAGA
It encodes the following:
- a CDS encoding ribbon-helix-helix domain-containing protein, encoding MRIITVKLPEQFLEAIDELVNTGRYTSRSEVIRAALNDFIRKELWIENG